In Mixophyes fleayi isolate aMixFle1 chromosome 4, aMixFle1.hap1, whole genome shotgun sequence, the following proteins share a genomic window:
- the LOC142151223 gene encoding surfeit locus protein 4-like isoform X2 yields MWLQWSEQRDYISMSWGCGTFIATLFVLINMCGQLAGCVLVLTRKFVPYACLGLFIIIFLQTIVYNILWDVKFLMRNLALGGGLLLLLAESRSEGKSMFAGVPTVGATSPRQYMQLGGRVLLILMFMTLLRFNASAFTIFRDIFGLTLILLVAIGFKTKLAALTLVLWLMVINVLQNAFWTVPSYRPMHDFLKYDFFQTLSVVGGLLLVVALGPGGVSMDEHKKKW; encoded by the exons ATGTGGCTGCAGTGGTCGGAGCAGCGAGATTACATCAGCATGTCATGGGGCTGCGGCACGTTCATCGCTACTCTCTTTGTCCTTATTAACATGTGTGGGCAGCTGG CTGGGTGTGTCCTGGTCCTGACCAGGAAGTTTGTACCATACGCCTGCCTCGGCCTCTTCATCATTATCTTCCTGCAG ACCATCGTATACAACATCCTGTGGGATGTTAAGTTTCTCATGAG GAACCTGGCTCTGGGTGGAGGTCTTCTGCTGCTACTGGCGGAGTCCCGCTCTGAGGGGAAGTCCATGTTTGCTGGAGTGCCCACTGTAGGGGCCACGTCGCCACGTCAGTACATGCAGCTGGGGGGCCGCGTGCTGCTCATCCTTATGTTCATGACCCTGCTCCGCTTCAATGCCAGCGCTTTCACG ATTTTTCGAGACATCTTCGGTTTGACTCTCATCCTCCTGGTAGCCATTGGCTTTAAGACCAAGCTGGCAGCCCTGACTCTGGTTCTGTGGCTAATGGTTATCAACGTGCTTCAGAATGCCTTCTGGACAGTGCCATCTTACCGCCCCATGCACGACTTCCTGAAGTACGACTTCTTCCAGACCCTCTCCGTGGTGGGGGGACTGCTGCTGGTTGTGGCCCTGGGGCCCGGTGGTGT
- the LOC142151223 gene encoding surfeit locus protein 4-like isoform X1, which yields MAPEDLMGAAEELAEKFLRVTKRYLPHLAHLCLISTFLEDGLRMWLQWSEQRDYISMSWGCGTFIATLFVLINMCGQLAGCVLVLTRKFVPYACLGLFIIIFLQTIVYNILWDVKFLMRNLALGGGLLLLLAESRSEGKSMFAGVPTVGATSPRQYMQLGGRVLLILMFMTLLRFNASAFTIFRDIFGLTLILLVAIGFKTKLAALTLVLWLMVINVLQNAFWTVPSYRPMHDFLKYDFFQTLSVVGGLLLVVALGPGGVSMDEHKKKW from the exons ATGGCGCCCGAAGATCTGATGGGAGCCGCTGAGGAGCTGGCTGAAAAG TTCCTGCGTGTGACTAAGCGGTATCTGCCACACCTGGCGCACCTGTGTCTGATCAGCACCTTCCTGGAGGACGGCCTCCGCATGTGGCTGCAGTGGTCGGAGCAGCGAGATTACATCAGCATGTCATGGGGCTGCGGCACGTTCATCGCTACTCTCTTTGTCCTTATTAACATGTGTGGGCAGCTGG CTGGGTGTGTCCTGGTCCTGACCAGGAAGTTTGTACCATACGCCTGCCTCGGCCTCTTCATCATTATCTTCCTGCAG ACCATCGTATACAACATCCTGTGGGATGTTAAGTTTCTCATGAG GAACCTGGCTCTGGGTGGAGGTCTTCTGCTGCTACTGGCGGAGTCCCGCTCTGAGGGGAAGTCCATGTTTGCTGGAGTGCCCACTGTAGGGGCCACGTCGCCACGTCAGTACATGCAGCTGGGGGGCCGCGTGCTGCTCATCCTTATGTTCATGACCCTGCTCCGCTTCAATGCCAGCGCTTTCACG ATTTTTCGAGACATCTTCGGTTTGACTCTCATCCTCCTGGTAGCCATTGGCTTTAAGACCAAGCTGGCAGCCCTGACTCTGGTTCTGTGGCTAATGGTTATCAACGTGCTTCAGAATGCCTTCTGGACAGTGCCATCTTACCGCCCCATGCACGACTTCCTGAAGTACGACTTCTTCCAGACCCTCTCCGTGGTGGGGGGACTGCTGCTGGTTGTGGCCCTGGGGCCCGGTGGTGT